A genomic stretch from Aminobacter aminovorans includes:
- a CDS encoding ABC transporter ATP-binding protein, which translates to MLELRNVTKTVAGTDHIRDVSLTLQHGSLNVLLGPTLSGKTSLMRLMAGLDRPTSGSVWFDGTDVTGVPVQKRKIAMVYQQFINYPAMTVYENIASPLRVAGADKARIEQEVKRAADLLRLTPYLDRTPLNLSGGQQQRTALARAIVKNAKLVLLDEPLANLDYKLREELRAELPRIFAETGAIFVYATTEPHEALLLGGNVATLSEGRITQFGPTIEVFRKPNDLITARTFADPPLNTIVLKKSGRSFQLDGGVDLPVPADLAGIADASYTIGFQPHHLSFEKRTADAVGVKAKVSVTEITGSESFVHLNYADARWVMLSHGIHQFEPDEVIEVFIDPRHIMVFDANGHSAASPSQLAA; encoded by the coding sequence ATGCTCGAACTGCGCAACGTTACCAAGACGGTGGCCGGCACGGATCATATCCGTGACGTCTCGCTGACGCTTCAGCATGGCAGCCTCAATGTCCTGCTTGGGCCGACCCTGTCGGGCAAGACCAGCCTGATGCGGCTGATGGCCGGGCTCGACAGGCCGACTTCAGGCTCGGTCTGGTTCGACGGCACCGATGTCACCGGCGTACCGGTGCAGAAGCGCAAAATCGCCATGGTCTACCAGCAGTTCATCAACTACCCGGCGATGACGGTCTACGAGAACATCGCTTCGCCGCTGCGTGTCGCCGGCGCCGACAAGGCCAGGATCGAACAAGAGGTCAAGCGCGCCGCCGACCTGCTCAGGCTGACGCCTTATCTCGACCGCACCCCCCTCAATCTTTCCGGCGGCCAGCAGCAGCGCACGGCACTCGCCCGCGCCATCGTCAAGAATGCCAAGCTGGTACTCCTCGACGAGCCGCTGGCCAATCTCGACTACAAGCTGCGCGAGGAACTGCGCGCCGAATTGCCCAGGATCTTCGCCGAAACCGGCGCGATCTTCGTCTATGCCACGACCGAACCGCATGAAGCACTTTTGCTCGGCGGCAATGTCGCAACGCTGTCGGAGGGCCGCATCACCCAGTTCGGCCCGACGATCGAGGTGTTCCGCAAGCCGAACGACCTGATCACGGCGCGGACCTTCGCCGACCCGCCGCTCAACACCATCGTGTTGAAGAAGAGCGGCCGCAGTTTCCAGCTTGATGGTGGGGTGGACCTCCCGGTGCCGGCGGACCTCGCCGGCATTGCCGACGCCAGCTATACGATCGGCTTCCAGCCCCACCATCTTTCTTTTGAGAAACGCACCGCGGACGCCGTCGGCGTCAAGGCGAAGGTCTCGGTGACCGAAATCACCGGCTCGGAAAGCTTCGTCCATCTCAATTACGCAGACGCGCGCTGGGTGATGCTGTCGCACGGCATCCACCAGTTCGAGCCGGATGAGGTCATCGAGGTCTTCATCGATCCGCGCCACATCATGGTTTTCGACGCGAATGGCCATTCGGCCGCTTCGCCTTCGCAACTGGCAGCATAG
- a CDS encoding NCS2 family permease — MLEKYFNLKEQGTSVRTEVIAGVTTFLTMAYIIFVNPEILSSTGMDRNAVFVATCLAAAIGSLIMGLVAKWPIGMAPGMGLNAFFAFTVVGAMGFSWQQALGAVFISGVIFLFLTISGIRSWLIAGIPHSMRSAIAAGIGLFLGIIALKSSGIVVASPATLVTLGDLSQTGTLLAVAGFFIIAALDALKVRGAILIGILVITIASMALGVSQFNGIVSMPPSILPTFLQLDVMGALHAGLVHVILVFVLVEVFDATGTLIGVAKRAGLIEPGKPNRLGRALLADSTAIVAGSLLGTSSTTAYVESASGVQAGGRTGLTALVIGVLFLAALFFSPLAGSVPAYATAPALLYVACLMMRELVEVEWADITEAAPAALTALMMPFTYSIANGLAFGFVSYAALKLLTGRPGEVHAATWLVAALFIIRFAFFAH; from the coding sequence GTGCTCGAGAAGTATTTCAACCTGAAGGAACAGGGTACATCGGTCCGGACCGAAGTGATCGCCGGTGTCACGACCTTCCTGACGATGGCCTACATCATCTTCGTCAATCCGGAGATCCTGTCGTCGACGGGCATGGACCGCAATGCCGTGTTCGTCGCCACCTGTCTCGCCGCGGCAATCGGCTCGCTGATCATGGGCCTGGTGGCGAAATGGCCGATCGGCATGGCGCCGGGCATGGGCCTGAACGCCTTCTTTGCCTTCACCGTCGTCGGCGCCATGGGCTTTTCCTGGCAGCAGGCGCTGGGCGCCGTCTTCATTTCGGGCGTCATCTTCCTGTTTTTGACGATCAGCGGCATCCGCAGCTGGCTCATTGCCGGCATCCCGCATTCGATGCGCAGCGCGATTGCAGCCGGTATCGGCCTGTTCCTCGGCATCATCGCACTGAAAAGCTCTGGCATCGTCGTTGCCAGCCCGGCGACCCTGGTGACGCTCGGCGACCTCAGCCAGACCGGAACGCTGCTTGCCGTCGCCGGCTTCTTCATCATCGCAGCACTCGACGCGCTCAAGGTGCGCGGCGCCATCCTGATCGGCATCCTGGTCATCACCATCGCCTCGATGGCGCTCGGCGTCAGCCAGTTCAACGGCATCGTCTCGATGCCGCCATCGATCCTGCCGACCTTCCTGCAGCTCGACGTCATGGGCGCGCTGCATGCCGGCCTGGTGCATGTCATCCTGGTGTTCGTGCTGGTCGAGGTCTTCGACGCCACCGGCACGCTGATCGGCGTTGCCAAGCGTGCCGGGCTGATCGAGCCGGGCAAACCCAACCGGCTCGGTCGCGCACTTCTGGCCGACAGCACGGCCATCGTCGCCGGCTCGCTGCTCGGCACCTCGAGCACAACAGCCTATGTCGAAAGCGCCTCGGGCGTGCAGGCCGGCGGCCGCACCGGCCTGACCGCCCTGGTCATCGGCGTGCTGTTTCTTGCTGCATTGTTCTTCTCGCCGCTGGCGGGGTCGGTGCCGGCCTATGCGACGGCACCTGCCCTGCTCTATGTCGCCTGCCTGATGATGCGCGAACTGGTCGAGGTCGAATGGGCCGATATCACCGAGGCAGCACCGGCGGCGCTGACCGCGCTGATGATGCCCTTCACCTACTCGATCGCCAACGGCCTGGCCTTCGGCTTCGTCAGCTACGCCGCACTCAAGCTGCTCACCGGCCGTCCCGGCGAGGTTCATGCAGCGACGTGGTTGGTGGCGGCACTGTTCATCATCCGCTTCGCCTTCTTCGCTCACTGA
- the glpD gene encoding glycerol-3-phosphate dehydrogenase: MSRPEIHDIFVIGGGINGCGIARDAVGRGYSVYLAEMNDLASGTSSYSTKLIHGGLRYLEHYEFRLVREALMEREVLWKNAPHIIWPMRFVLPYAKGLRPAWLIRLGLFLYDHIGGRKLLPPTRTLDMHSDAAGKPLKPMFSRAFEYSDGWVNDARLVVLNARDAADKGAVIRTRAKVTSARRDNGHWNIRVEDLRSGQVEEVQARLIVNAAGPWIDHVLTQTVGQNNVHNVRLVQGSHIVVTKKFDDPRAYFFQNKDGRIIFAIPYEEDFTLIGTTDQDYEGDPHTARISQAEITYLCDAASEYFAEPVRPDDIVWTYSGVRPLYDDGASKAQEATRDYVLKADAGEGRAPIVNIFGGKITTYRRLAESMLEIIEKHLGKKGKPWTANAALPGGEFDATGFDAEVVKLKSAYPFLDMRLARRLTRLYGTRAKALLGLAKSEADLGRNFGADLYEAEVRYLVAHEWAVSGEDVLWRRTKRGLKLSKEQAASLDEFLQGMSPGVHNAAAE; the protein is encoded by the coding sequence GTGAGCAGACCCGAAATCCACGACATCTTCGTTATCGGCGGCGGCATCAATGGCTGCGGAATCGCCCGCGACGCGGTCGGCCGCGGCTACTCCGTCTACCTCGCCGAAATGAACGACCTCGCCTCCGGCACGTCGTCCTATTCGACCAAGCTGATCCATGGCGGCCTGCGCTATCTCGAACACTACGAGTTCCGCCTGGTGCGCGAAGCGCTGATGGAGCGCGAGGTGCTGTGGAAAAACGCGCCGCACATCATCTGGCCGATGCGCTTCGTACTGCCTTACGCCAAGGGCCTGCGCCCGGCATGGCTGATCCGGCTCGGCCTGTTCCTCTACGACCACATTGGCGGCCGCAAGCTGCTGCCGCCGACGCGCACGCTCGACATGCACAGCGACGCCGCCGGCAAGCCGCTCAAGCCGATGTTTTCGCGCGCCTTCGAATATTCCGACGGCTGGGTCAACGATGCGCGGCTGGTCGTGCTCAATGCCCGCGACGCCGCCGACAAGGGCGCCGTCATCCGCACCCGCGCCAAGGTGACGAGCGCGCGCCGCGACAACGGCCATTGGAACATCCGCGTCGAGGACCTGCGCAGCGGCCAGGTCGAAGAGGTCCAGGCGCGGCTCATCGTCAATGCCGCCGGCCCCTGGATCGACCATGTGCTGACCCAGACCGTCGGACAGAACAACGTCCACAATGTGCGCCTTGTCCAGGGCAGCCACATCGTGGTGACAAAGAAGTTCGACGATCCGCGCGCCTATTTCTTCCAGAACAAGGACGGGCGCATCATCTTCGCCATTCCTTACGAGGAAGACTTCACCCTCATCGGCACCACCGACCAGGATTATGAAGGCGATCCCCACACCGCCAGGATCAGCCAGGCCGAAATCACCTATCTCTGCGACGCGGCAAGCGAATATTTTGCCGAGCCGGTGCGCCCCGACGACATCGTCTGGACCTATTCCGGCGTCCGCCCGCTCTATGACGACGGCGCCAGCAAGGCCCAGGAAGCGACGCGCGACTATGTGCTGAAGGCCGATGCCGGCGAAGGCCGCGCGCCGATCGTCAACATCTTCGGCGGCAAGATCACCACCTATCGCCGCCTTGCCGAGTCCATGCTCGAGATCATCGAAAAGCATTTGGGCAAGAAGGGAAAGCCCTGGACGGCAAACGCTGCCCTGCCCGGTGGCGAGTTCGATGCGACGGGCTTCGACGCCGAAGTGGTGAAACTCAAGTCTGCCTATCCGTTCCTCGACATGCGCCTCGCCCGCCGGCTGACCAGGCTCTACGGCACGCGCGCCAAGGCCCTTCTCGGCCTGGCGAAGTCGGAGGCCGATCTGGGGCGCAATTTCGGCGCCGATCTCTACGAGGCCGAGGTCCGCTATCTCGTCGCCCATGAATGGGCGGTAAGCGGCGAAGACGTTTTATGGCGGCGCACCAAGCGGGGCCTGAAGCTCAGCAAGGAGCAGGCCGCATCTCTCGACGAATTTCTGCAAGGAATGAGCCCAGGCGTGCACAACGCCGCGGCGGAATAG
- a CDS encoding ABC transporter ATP-binding protein translates to MARIDLNHIRHAYGANPKSDKDYALREVHYGFEDGGAYALLGPSGCGKTTLLNIISGLLHASHGQLLFDGKDVTRLSTQERNIAQVFQFPVIYDTMTVYDNLAFPLRNRGVAEADVDRKVRETLDMIDLASWARRKARGLTADQKQKISLGRGLVRSDVNAILFDEPLTVIDPHMKWVLRSQLKQLHRRFGYTMIYVTHDQTEALTFADKVVVMYDGEIVQIGTPAELFERPKHTFVGYFIGSPGMNVMPVAVDGNRARLGGQVIDLPGAPKAEGNGIELGIRPEYVRLGAKGMPVTIRKVEDIGRHKVVRASLEGREIAAILGEDDHVPADPHVTFDPAGINLYDKSWRVEMGA, encoded by the coding sequence ATGGCACGCATCGACCTGAACCACATCCGCCATGCCTATGGCGCAAACCCGAAATCCGACAAGGACTATGCGCTGCGCGAAGTCCATTACGGGTTCGAGGATGGCGGCGCCTACGCGCTGCTCGGCCCCTCCGGCTGCGGCAAGACCACGCTGCTCAACATCATCTCGGGCCTGCTGCATGCCTCGCACGGGCAATTGCTGTTCGACGGCAAGGACGTGACCCGCCTGTCGACGCAGGAACGCAATATCGCCCAGGTGTTCCAGTTCCCGGTCATCTACGACACCATGACCGTCTACGACAATCTCGCCTTCCCGCTGCGCAACCGCGGCGTTGCCGAAGCCGATGTCGATCGCAAGGTGCGCGAGACGCTCGACATGATCGACCTCGCCAGCTGGGCCAGGCGCAAGGCGCGCGGGCTGACCGCCGACCAGAAGCAGAAGATCTCGCTCGGCCGCGGCCTCGTCCGCTCCGACGTCAACGCGATCCTGTTCGACGAGCCGCTGACCGTCATCGACCCGCATATGAAATGGGTGCTGCGCTCGCAGCTCAAGCAGCTTCACCGCCGCTTCGGCTACACCATGATCTACGTCACCCATGACCAGACCGAAGCTCTGACCTTCGCCGACAAGGTTGTGGTGATGTATGACGGCGAGATCGTCCAGATCGGCACCCCGGCCGAGCTGTTCGAGCGCCCCAAACACACATTCGTCGGTTACTTCATCGGCTCGCCCGGCATGAACGTCATGCCGGTGGCCGTCGACGGCAACCGCGCCCGGCTCGGCGGCCAGGTGATAGACCTGCCCGGCGCGCCCAAGGCTGAAGGCAATGGCATCGAACTCGGCATCCGGCCCGAATATGTCAGGCTCGGCGCCAAGGGCATGCCCGTCACGATCCGAAAGGTCGAGGACATCGGCCGCCACAAGGTGGTGCGCGCCAGCCTCGAAGGCCGCGAGATCGCGGCAATCCTGGGCGAGGACGACCACGTGCCGGCCGATCCGCACGTCACCTTCGATCCTGCCGGCATCAACCTCTACGACAAGTCCTGGCGCGTCGAGATGGGAGCGTAA